A segment of the Niveibacterium umoris genome:
GGCTACGTGCTCGACGAGTCGGGTAGCTGATGCGCCGCCCCGCTTCACTCGGCTCGCGACTGGCCTGGCTTTACTCGCTTGCCGCGGCGGGCGTGTTCAGCCTGGCGGCCTGGCTGATCGAGCAATCGGTTGAGGCGCACTTCGTAGAAGAAGACATGATGGTGATGCAGGGCAAATTCGACATCGTTCGCGATGCGCTCGCACAACTCGACAGCGTTGCGGAGTTGCAAGCACTGCCCACACGCACCCGCGACGCTCTGATCGCACACCCCGGTCTCGCGCTGCGCGTGGCGCGCAGCAATGGCGAAGTGCTCTATTCGTCGGCTCCGGCAGGCGAAGCGCTGCCCGAGTTCCCGCTGGTGATGGGCGCGCCGGAGGTACACAAGTGGTCGCGACACGGTATCGACCGCCGCGGTTTCACGGCCGAGGCGCCGGTTGCGGTGGCTGGCGAGCCCCCGCTGCTGGTTACGGTGGCGCTGGACATTGCGCATCACGAGCACTTTCTCCGCGGCTTCCGTCAGAGCCTGGCATTGGTGGTCGGCAGCGCGATCCTGCTGGTTGCCGCGCTGAGCTGGCTGATCACCCGTCGCGCGCTGCGTCCGATCCGCCAAATGGCGCACCTGGCGAGTGAAATGTCGGCCTCCCGGCTGGGGGAGCGGCTTAAGGTCGAGCGCTTGCCGCGCGAGTTGCATGAACTGGCCGAGGCCTTCAACGCGATGCTGGCGCGCTTGCAGGACGCGTTTGCGCGGCTGTCGGAGTTCTCGTCAGACCTCGCACACGAGCTGCGCACGCCGATATCGAACCTGACGATGCAGACCGAGGTATCGCTCTCGCGCCCCCGGACAGCAGACGAATACCGCGAGGTGCTGTTCTCGAGCCTTGAGGAGTACGAACGCCTGTCACGCATGGTCGCCGACATGCTCTTTCTTGCTCAGGCTGACAACGGCCTGATGGTGCCGCGCCGAGAATCGTTCGCCTTGCATGACACCGCGGATGCATTGATCGAATTCTTTGAGCCGCTCGCCAGCGAGCGAGCGCTTGTGTTGATCCGCAAGGGCGAAGCGCGGATCGAAGCGGATCCGCTGATGATCCGGCGGGCTATCGCGAACTTGCTGTCGAACGCGATTCGTCACGCAGACACCGGGACGGCGGTCGAGATCAAGATCGAGACGGCCGATCGCGAGTGTTGCGTGTCAGTGAGTAACACGGGGGAGACCATTCCGCCGAATCACCTGAACCGCCTGTTCGATCGCTTTTACCGCGCCGACGCGTCGCGTACCCGCAGCGCTGAAGGCGCCGGTTTGGGTCTCGCAATCACCCGTTCCATCGTCCTCGCGCATGGCGGCCGGATCGATGTCGCATCCGAAAACCGCTTGAACGTTTTCACACTCTGGCTGCCACTCGACTGACGAGCCTGCCACGCGTACTCGTATCCCACATCACCCGAGCATACCCATGACCGATTCCACCGATCCCGACGAAGTTGCCAACCGTATCGCCTTGCTTGCCGACCTGATTTTCGTAGCCTGCAAGAGCGAATCCGAGATGCCGCTGGAGCTGTGCATCGCGGCCATGGGCTTTGCCGCGCGGGCGCTGAGCGCTTCGGATGTGCTGCAGCACGGCGGTGACCCGCAGGAGCGGATGGATGCGATCAAGAACCTGTTCGTGGCGGCCTTCGCGCACGACATGCAGGCGACGATCGCCGCGGTCGAGACTGAGCGGGTGATGCTTCGTATGACAGGCAGGCAGTCAGACTGAGAACGCGCTGCCAAGCTGATTCAGGACGCTATTCGCGGCCACCCGCGAGACGCAACCGGGCAGCGACAGCCGCGCGCTCATTGGCGAGCGCCCAACCGAGTGCGGTCAGGCCACGATCGCTGCGCAGGTTCGGATCGGCACCGGCGGACAGAAGCCTCTCGACGATCGCCAGATAACCGCCTCGCGCCGCAAGCATCAGTGCAGTTGCGCCGTTGTCGGCTCGCGCGTCGGTCACGGCGCCGGCCTCGAGCAGCCGCCGCACGATCGCCTCGTGGCCCATGTAGCTGGCGTAGTGCAGTGGTGACCAGGCATTGCGCACTTCGAGTGGCGCGTGGGCGGCAATGAAGGCTTCGACCGTCTCAAGGTGCCCGTTCATCGCCGCCAGGGATATTGCCGTCTCACCATGGCGACTACGCACTTCCGGGCGGGCGCCGCGCTCCAGCAGGTAGGTGACGATTGCGGTCTGGCCTTCACGTGCGGCCTGGATCAGCAAGGTACTGCCGTTCTCGTCGAGCCCATCAATTGGCCCGCCTTCGTCAAGATAGTCCCGCACCGGCGCAATGCGCCCGAGTTCAGCGCCGGTGCGCGCCGACGGAAGACTGGCAGCCGCCAGCGCAGACGCTGAAAGCGTCAGCCAGATGCAGCAAACGGCGCACCACGCCTGCCTCATCGCGCCGCGTCCTTGAACAACCGGAAGAAGTTGTTGGTGCTCGCCTCGGCGACTTCGTCGACCGAGATGCCCCGCAGCTTCGCGATTTCATGGGCGACGTACGGTACGTACGCGGGCTGGTTCAACTTGCCGCGGTAGGGCACCGGTGCGAGGTAAGGCGAGTCGGTTTCGATCAGCAGGCGATCGAGCGGCATGCGGGCGGCGACATCCTTGATCTGGGTCGCATTCTTGAATGTCACGATGCCCGAAAACGAGATGTAGAAACCCTGATCCATCGCGCCGGATGCGACTTCCCACGTCTCGGTGAAGCAGTGCATGACACCACCACACGCCTCCGCGCCCTCCTCGCGCATCAGGCGCAGCGTATCGGCGGCTGCGTCGCGGGTGTGCACGATCAGGGGCTTGTCGCAGGCTCGCGCAGCACGGATGTGCTGGCGGAAGCGCTCCCGCTGCCACTCGGGCTGGTCCTTGTGCCAGTAGTAATCGAGTCCGGTTTCGCCTATCGCCACCACCTTCGGGTGCTGCGCGAGTTCAAGCAAGCGCGCCACGTCCGGGTCCTCACCTTCGGTGTGTTCCGGATGCACGCCTACCGAACAGAAGACGTTGGCATGCGCCTCGGCAATCGCCAACACGCCAGGCAGGCGTTCGACGCTGACGCCCGCGCACAGTGCGTGGCTTACCCCGGCCTCGCGCATGCTCGTGAATAGACTTGCGCCGAGGTCGACGAGGTCAGTGAAATCGATGTGGCAGTGGGAATCGACGAACATGGGTTTCTAAATGGCAACGGCGGCAAGATGCCGCCGTATCGGTTGGGTGCGAGGCAGTCAGATGGTGTGCGTGGGGCGGTTGGAACCGATGTGCGCGCCGAGCACCTGCTCGATCTTCACGCGTACGGTGGAACCGCTCTCGTCTTCGGTGAACTGGACGCCGACGCCCTGCGTGCGGCCGGCTTGGGCGTTGGGCGGCGAACACCACACCACCTTGCCTTTTACCGGCAGTTTTGCGGGATCGTCCATCAGTTGCAGCAGCATGAAGACTTCGTCGCCAAGCCCGTAGGTCTTGTTGGTCGGAATGAACAGCCCGCCGTTCTTGATGAAGGGCATGTAGGCCGCGAACAGCGCCGACTTCGAGTTGATGCTCAATGACAGTACCGCCGGACGGGCGATCGAGGGGGCAGGCGTGCTCATGCATTTCTCCCGGTGGCCATGCGGCGACAGTAACGCAGCAAGGTGTCTTCGAGCAGCAAGCGGGCGTTGAGCGGATGCGCGGCAACGCGCCGCAAATTCAATCCGTCATTGTAACAACCGAGCGCCTCTTCGGCGACGACACCTCGGACCAGGCTCGCAATCACCTTCTCCGCATCGCGGAAGTAGCGTACTGGCGCACCGAGCGCGGCGGCGCCGATGTCTGCGTACCAGCGCAGCAGCCAGTCGGCGAGACGCGGCATGTCGAAGCCTGCGGCCTGGGCATCCTTGCTGCGCAGCCAGGTGTCCCAGGTGCCGGCAAGTTCGACCGGATCGCGTTGTGGCAGGCTTCCGATGTCCTTCAGGAAGCGTGCGCGGCAGGCCGCGAGCGGCCCGCTTGCCACTTCTTCGGCTGCGACTGGCATGCCGCCGGTAAAGCCGAGCCAGGCTTCGGCGTCCTTGACGCCTTGCGTGGCCAGCCAGGCAGACGCGGTGCGTGAATCCGACGCGGGAAAGTCCCAACGCTGCGCACGACTGCGCAGGGTCGGCAATAGGCGATCGGGGGCGCGCGTCACCAGCAGGAACAGCACGCCGACTGGCGGCTCTTCGAGCAGCTTGAGCAGCCCGTTTGCAGTCACCGCGTTCATCGCCTCTGCCGGATCGACCAGTACGACACGCCGCTCGTCGCGGTGGCCTTTCTTGGTCAGTGCTTCCTGCAACTGGCGGATCTGTTCGACCTTGATCTGCCGTGACTTGGCGCCATCCTTGTCGTTGTCGGCACCCTCCTCCGCGGCTTCGTCGGATTCCGGAACGATGCGGAACAGATCCGGGTGCGTCCCCGCGATGCGCCAGACACAGGCTTCGCAATGTCCGCAGGCCTGACCGTCGGCGGCCGGGCTGTCGCACAGTCGCGCAGCCGCGACCGCTTCTGCGAACAGGCGCTTGCCGCCTCCCGCCGCACCGCAGAACAGCAGCGCGTGATGGCCACGTTCGCCCGCTGTGGCGAGCCTGCGCCAAAGCGTGTCGTGCCAGGGCAGGATCATGTAAAGAACCGCTCCGCAAGCACCTTAAGCATCTCGTCGTAAATCGCCTCTGGTGAGCGCGTCGCGTCAAGCACGTGGAAGCGCGATGCGCACTGTCGGGCGCGTTCAAGGTAAGCGTTGCGGACGCGGCCGAAGAAGTCCGCCTGCTCGCGTTCGAAACGGTCGCTTTCACTCCGGTTCGCAGCGACACGCGCGGCGGCGATTTCCGGTGCGAGATCGAACAGGAAGGTCAGATCCGGCTGCCGTTTCGGGTGAACCCATGCTTCGAGCGTTTCAAATTTCGCGGCGGGCAAGCCCCGGCCGCCCACCTGATAGGCGTAGGTGGCGTCGGAAAACCGGTCGCTCACCACCCACTGACCGGCCGCGAGCGCGGGCTCGATCTTTACCGCCAGGTGTTCGCGCCGTGCAGCGAACATCACCAGCGCCTCGGTCTCCAGATGCATCGCGTCATGCAGTGCGAGTTCGCGCAGTTTCTCCGCCAGCGGGGTGCCGCCAGGTTCGCGTGTCTGGACAACCTGCAGCCCCTTTGCCGCAATCCACGCCACGGCGGCTGCGATCTGTGTGCTCTTGCCGGCGCCGTCGATGCCTTCGAATGTGATGAAGCGTCCGCTCATCCGTGATTGCCCTTGTGCTTCTGATAGCGCGCCACAGCCCGATTGTGTTCGTCGAGCGTACGCGAAAATTCGCTCGAACCGTCGCCGCGGGCCACAAAGTAAAGATAGGGGCTGCGCTGTGGATGTAGCGCTGCATGCAACGAGGCCTCGCTTGGCATGGCGATCGGCGTCGGTGGCAGGCCGCGGCGGGTGTAGGTGTTGTAAGGGGTGTCGGTCTGCAGATCGATCTTGCGCAGATTACCGTCGAATCGATCGCCGAGGCCGTAGATCACCGTCGGATCCGTTTGCAGCGGCATGCCGATGCGAAGCCGGTTGTAGAACACCGAAGCGATCATCCCGCGGTCGGCGGCGGTGCCGGTTTCCTTCTCGATCAGCGAAGCCATGATCAGCGCTTCATACGGGCTCTTGAGCGGAAGATCTGCTTCCCGTGCCGTCCAGGCCTTGTCGAGGTGTCGTGACATCGCGCGCTGCGAACGCGCGAACAGGGACAGATCGCTGCCGCCTTTGGCGTAGAAGTAGGTGTCCGGCATGAACATGCCTTCAGGATGTTCTGACTCGATGCCCAGCCGCTTCATGAGTTCCGCGTCGGTGAGGCCCGCTGTTTCCGTCTTCAGGCCTGGCAGGCGCGCGATCTCGTCACGCATGCGGCGGAAAGACCAACCATCAACGAGCGTGAACTCGCCCTGCGACGCATCGCCCCGTACCAGTCGCTTGAGCAGATCCCAAGGTGTAACCCCTTCGACGAATTCGTAGCTACCCGCCTTCACCCGGTTTGCATGGCCGCTGGCGCGCGCAAGGATTTCGAACAGCCAGGGGTTCAGATCGACTCCCGATGCAGCCACCTGCCGCGCGACCTGCCGCATGCTGCTGCCGGACCCGATCTCGATTTCCAGGGGTGACGTGCGCAGCGCTACCGGGCTGGTGAGCATCCAGAACAGCAACACCGCCAGCAGCGACAAGGCCAGCAGCGCAGCGAGGACCAAACGGGAAAAATATGAACGCATCAAGGGAACCGCAGCGCCGATGTGGGGACGAATACCAGGAGGCGTCGCGCAGGCGCCCCTTGTGGGGGTCGTATAATAGCCCCACATGCGCATTACCTGAATTCACACCAACTCCGAGAGCCTCATGCAATCACCCTGGCTGCTTCACCTCGATCAGATTGGCGCCCGTTTTGCCGAGGGCGGATCAGGCAGCGTTTCGTTTGGCGACGATGCGCGTGCGGAAACCACCCGTGCTGCCAACGGGACGATCGTGGTGCCGCTCACGCATCTTGCGACCTTGAGGGCATCAGGCGAAGACGCTTCTGCGTTCCTGCACAACCTCTTCTCGAACGACATCAAGAAGCTTGAACTGCACGGCGCGCAGTGGAACAGCTTCAACAGCCCCAAGGGGCGCATGCTCGCGAGCTTTCTCGTCTGGCGCGACGGCAACGATTACATGTTGCAACTGTCTGCCGACCTGCTGGCGGCAATGCACAAGAAACTCGGCATGTACGTGCTGCGGTCCAAGGTTCGGCTCAGCGATACGACGCCAGACCTCGCCGCGATCGGGCTTGCCGGCCCGGCAGTTGCGACGGCGCTGGATGCGGCTGGCCTCACGCTGCCGCCGGAAGCGATGAGCGCGACCCAGGGCGCGATCCAGGTCGTCAGGGTCGACCCCGCGCGCGTGCAGGTGATTGCACCAATCGCACAGGCCGCGGATCTCTGGAAGAAGTTCGCGGCGGCAGGCGCAGTGCCGGCCGGGACTGCCGCCTGGCGCTGCCTCGATATCCGCGCTGGCATTCCGGTTATCACGCAGTCCACTCAAGATGAATTCGTCGCGCAGATGCTCAATTTCGAATTGATCGGCGGCGTCAGCTTCCAGAAGGGCTGCTACCCCGGCCAGGAGATCGTTGCGCGCACGCAGTATCTCGGCAAGCTCAAGAAGCGGATGTTCCTCGCGCACGCGGAGACGGCCCTTGCGCCTGCCGCCGGGCAGGATCTGTATGCACCTGATTTCGGCGACCAGTCCTGCGGCAAGATCGTCCAGGTCGCGCCAGCGCCGGGCGGCGGTTTCGACTTGTTGGCGGTGGTGCAACTATCCAGCCGGGATGCGGATCAGGTGCGCATTGGCAGTCCCGATGGCGACATCATCCGCTTCCTGCCACTGCCTTACACCGTCAGCTGATCGCGCGCATGGCGGCGAGCGTCTTCATCTACTACGCACTGCGGGCGGGGAGTGAAGAGCACGCTGCCGTGAGCGCTGTCGAATTGCTGGAGACAGTTGCCCGACGCTGCGGCGCGACTGGGCGGCTGATGCGCCGCGCCGACGACCCTCTGACCTGGATGGAAGTGTACGAGGGCGTCACCGACGTCCAGCGCTTGCGGACCGAACTGGATACCGCCCTTGAACGGAGCGGACTCGCAGCGTGGCTTGCCGGGCCGCGACATATCGAAGTCTTCGTGACGGTTCAAGCGCCCTCGTGTGCCTGATTCTGCTGGCGTGGCACGTCCATCCTGAGTTCCCGCTGGTGGTCGCGGCGAACCGAGACGAGTTCCTTGATCGGCCCACCCTGCCCGCACATCGCTGGCACGATCACCCGACCATCTTCGCCGGCCGCGACAGCCGTGCCGGCGGCACCTGGATGGGCATCACCGCCGACTGCCGCTTTGCTGCACTTACCAATTACCGCGATCCGGCGCTGCATCGCGAAGATGCTGCAAGCCGCGGGCATATCGTGCGAGACGCCCTGCTCTCTAAGGACATCTCCAGCTTCCTCGAAAGCCTGCGCGACGCCCGCGATCGCTACAACCCGTTCAATCTGCTTGTCGGTGATGCACAGACGCTTTTCTGCCTGGAGAGC
Coding sequences within it:
- a CDS encoding TatD family hydrolase, which translates into the protein MFVDSHCHIDFTDLVDLGASLFTSMREAGVSHALCAGVSVERLPGVLAIAEAHANVFCSVGVHPEHTEGEDPDVARLLELAQHPKVVAIGETGLDYYWHKDQPEWQRERFRQHIRAARACDKPLIVHTRDAAADTLRLMREEGAEACGGVMHCFTETWEVASGAMDQGFYISFSGIVTFKNATQIKDVAARMPLDRLLIETDSPYLAPVPYRGKLNQPAYVPYVAHEIAKLRGISVDEVAEASTNNFFRLFKDAAR
- the mltG gene encoding endolytic transglycosylase MltG, with the protein product MRSYFSRLVLAALLALSLLAVLLFWMLTSPVALRTSPLEIEIGSGSSMRQVARQVAASGVDLNPWLFEILARASGHANRVKAGSYEFVEGVTPWDLLKRLVRGDASQGEFTLVDGWSFRRMRDEIARLPGLKTETAGLTDAELMKRLGIESEHPEGMFMPDTYFYAKGGSDLSLFARSQRAMSRHLDKAWTAREADLPLKSPYEALIMASLIEKETGTAADRGMIASVFYNRLRIGMPLQTDPTVIYGLGDRFDGNLRKIDLQTDTPYNTYTRRGLPPTPIAMPSEASLHAALHPQRSPYLYFVARGDGSSEFSRTLDEHNRAVARYQKHKGNHG
- a CDS encoding NRDE family protein, with the protein product MCLILLAWHVHPEFPLVVAANRDEFLDRPTLPAHRWHDHPTIFAGRDSRAGGTWMGITADCRFAALTNYRDPALHREDAASRGHIVRDALLSKDISSFLESLRDARDRYNPFNLLVGDAQTLFCLESRGGSIQTLPPGIHGLSNADLNTSWPKVETGKRRLAAVLPALPACERLFELLSDTEQAPDDALPATGVPIEWERMLSAACIRAPGYGTRSQTVVLWPKGGAAVLSERVLA
- the tmk gene encoding dTMP kinase; this translates as MSGRFITFEGIDGAGKSTQIAAAVAWIAAKGLQVVQTREPGGTPLAEKLRELALHDAMHLETEALVMFAARREHLAVKIEPALAAGQWVVSDRFSDATYAYQVGGRGLPAAKFETLEAWVHPKRQPDLTFLFDLAPEIAAARVAANRSESDRFEREQADFFGRVRNAYLERARQCASRFHVLDATRSPEAIYDEMLKVLAERFFT
- a CDS encoding YgfZ/GcvT domain-containing protein, which produces MQSPWLLHLDQIGARFAEGGSGSVSFGDDARAETTRAANGTIVVPLTHLATLRASGEDASAFLHNLFSNDIKKLELHGAQWNSFNSPKGRMLASFLVWRDGNDYMLQLSADLLAAMHKKLGMYVLRSKVRLSDTTPDLAAIGLAGPAVATALDAAGLTLPPEAMSATQGAIQVVRVDPARVQVIAPIAQAADLWKKFAAAGAVPAGTAAWRCLDIRAGIPVITQSTQDEFVAQMLNFELIGGVSFQKGCYPGQEIVARTQYLGKLKKRMFLAHAETALAPAAGQDLYAPDFGDQSCGKIVQVAPAPGGGFDLLAVVQLSSRDADQVRIGSPDGDIIRFLPLPYTVS
- a CDS encoding DUF4936 family protein gives rise to the protein MAASVFIYYALRAGSEEHAAVSAVELLETVARRCGATGRLMRRADDPLTWMEVYEGVTDVQRLRTELDTALERSGLAAWLAGPRHIEVFVTVQAPSCA
- a CDS encoding ankyrin repeat domain-containing protein, which codes for MRQAWCAVCCIWLTLSASALAAASLPSARTGAELGRIAPVRDYLDEGGPIDGLDENGSTLLIQAAREGQTAIVTYLLERGARPEVRSRHGETAISLAAMNGHLETVEAFIAAHAPLEVRNAWSPLHYASYMGHEAIVRRLLEAGAVTDARADNGATALMLAARGGYLAIVERLLSAGADPNLRSDRGLTALGWALANERAAVAARLRLAGGRE
- a CDS encoding PilZ domain-containing protein; the encoded protein is MSTPAPSIARPAVLSLSINSKSALFAAYMPFIKNGGLFIPTNKTYGLGDEVFMLLQLMDDPAKLPVKGKVVWCSPPNAQAGRTQGVGVQFTEDESGSTVRVKIEQVLGAHIGSNRPTHTI
- a CDS encoding heavy metal sensor histidine kinase, whose translation is MRRPASLGSRLAWLYSLAAAGVFSLAAWLIEQSVEAHFVEEDMMVMQGKFDIVRDALAQLDSVAELQALPTRTRDALIAHPGLALRVARSNGEVLYSSAPAGEALPEFPLVMGAPEVHKWSRHGIDRRGFTAEAPVAVAGEPPLLVTVALDIAHHEHFLRGFRQSLALVVGSAILLVAALSWLITRRALRPIRQMAHLASEMSASRLGERLKVERLPRELHELAEAFNAMLARLQDAFARLSEFSSDLAHELRTPISNLTMQTEVSLSRPRTADEYREVLFSSLEEYERLSRMVADMLFLAQADNGLMVPRRESFALHDTADALIEFFEPLASERALVLIRKGEARIEADPLMIRRAIANLLSNAIRHADTGTAVEIKIETADRECCVSVSNTGETIPPNHLNRLFDRFYRADASRTRSAEGAGLGLAITRSIVLAHGGRIDVASENRLNVFTLWLPLD
- the holB gene encoding DNA polymerase III subunit delta' translates to MILPWHDTLWRRLATAGERGHHALLFCGAAGGGKRLFAEAVAAARLCDSPAADGQACGHCEACVWRIAGTHPDLFRIVPESDEAAEEGADNDKDGAKSRQIKVEQIRQLQEALTKKGHRDERRVVLVDPAEAMNAVTANGLLKLLEEPPVGVLFLLVTRAPDRLLPTLRSRAQRWDFPASDSRTASAWLATQGVKDAEAWLGFTGGMPVAAEEVASGPLAACRARFLKDIGSLPQRDPVELAGTWDTWLRSKDAQAAGFDMPRLADWLLRWYADIGAAALGAPVRYFRDAEKVIASLVRGVVAEEALGCYNDGLNLRRVAAHPLNARLLLEDTLLRYCRRMATGRNA